The following proteins are encoded in a genomic region of Blastocatellia bacterium:
- a CDS encoding SDR family oxidoreductase — protein NITVNAIAPGYIDTAMTQVLDEKYRQQILEAIPMKRVGTARDVAAGVVFLASDEAGYITGHVLNINGGLYM, from the coding sequence GCAACATCACGGTGAACGCCATTGCTCCCGGCTATATTGATACGGCCATGACGCAGGTTCTCGATGAGAAGTACCGCCAGCAAATCCTGGAGGCCATTCCCATGAAGCGCGTGGGAACGGCTCGTGATGTCGCCGCTGGGGTCGTTTTCCTCGCCTCCGACGAGGCGGGTTACATTACCGGGCATGTGCTCAACATCAACGGCGGGCTTTACATGTG